The following is a genomic window from Halichoerus grypus chromosome 13, mHalGry1.hap1.1, whole genome shotgun sequence.
ctcccattctgtaggctctCTTTTCACTCTGTgatatttcctttgctgttcagaagctttttagtttgacataaCCCACCtgtctatttttggttttgttgcctaAAATTTTGGTGTtaaatccaagaaatcattgctaagaccGTAGTCAAGAACTGCTGCCCAATGGATATAAAGCTTCAGTTATGCTAGAAGAGTAAGTTCTAGTTGTCTACTGCACAACATGGTGCCTATAGTTAGTAATATGGTATCgtacactttaaaatatgttaagaggatagatctcatgttaagtgttcttaccacaaaacaaataaaacagacaaacaaaaaacacacacacaagctcacaAGGAACTTTTGGAGGTGGTGAATATGTTTAGGACCTTGACTGTGACCATAGTATCATGGGTAGaggcatatgtccaaactcattaaaatgtatacattaaatatgtataatattttgttatatcagtcatatctcaataaagcttaaaaactgacttttgcttatttattgatctttttccttttgagCTCAGAGTAAATATAGTTTATATTAACACCATATGGTGTTATTAAATAtcatgaatgaaaataaaacttcccCAGCCATGATAACAGAAACTCTGTAATGGAGAAATATCAGGTATTAGTGCATAAAAAATGAACCCCGTCTTGAACCCTTTGATAAACTGTAGCTATTTACATCAGTTCTCCCATTCAGAGCATAGTGTACCTGTACTATCAAATATTCTCCCTGTGTTTCAGGTATTTTAAATTGAAGCATTATTTCCTGGATTCTTAATTCAAAGCAACTGAGAGTAAACAAATTCAATATCCTGACCAAAAAGGCAGTGTATCTATTTCAGGAACAtatgcgcgcgcgcgcacacacacacacacacacacacacacacacacacacctctctttGAAGCAGGAAtaaacctggggtgcctggcttgTAGTGATATCAAAGAATGGCCTCTAGGGACCAAGTTGTTTCCCTTGAAAACTTGACAAGGAAAATCCAGTCTCTCTCATCCTGCTAGCTTCCCAGTCCCACATGCTTCTGCATCTGAATCGGTGTTGCCCTGCAATTTGTATCTCTGGAACATCCCCGTGTCTCACAGACGTCCAGTGCGTTTGGATTGGTCAGGAGGAAGCGGAGGAGGAGCcactctgaacatttttttttccttcacacacCATAAAATCAGCAGCAGCTACTAACACTCAAAGCAACGCTTCAGGCTGGGAACTAACAGCTGACGTGAACACGTGCCCACAGATTCGGGTCCCAGTGGCACAGCAGCTACTAggagaattattttgaaaagaccTGACTGAATGCGTAAGACTAAAGTTAAGGTGGGAGTGAggacaaaaaagcaaagaacaaacTCTTTGAATGGAGAATGAGCATTTCGGAAGCCTAAGCTTCTGAAGTGAAGGGGATCAGAGCTGCACCTGGAAGACAGGAAAAGCTCCATCTCCAGGCTTTGGAGCATGTGACATTTACTTACAACTGGCATGCCAGTTTTAGCCTCAGAACTTTCAGAGCGTCAAAGACGTGGACAAAATCATTGAGGCTACCTGACCCAAGAGATCGAATCAGTGCCGTGGGGATCTGCATCCACTTGGTGCAGGATGAACTCCACTATCCACCACGGGATGCACACTTCTCTCCACTTCTGGAACCTCAGCACCTACCGACAGCACGCCAATGCCAGTGAGTCCCTTGGAAAAGGCTACTCTGATGGAGGGTGCTATGAGCAACTCTTTGTCTCTCCTGAGGTGTTTGTGACTCTGGGGGTCATCAGCTTGTTGGAGAATATCCTGGTGATTGTGGCAATAGCCAAGAACAAGAATCTGCATTCACCCATGTACTTTTTCATCTGTAGCCTGGCTGTGGCTGACATGTTGGTGAGCGTTTCGAACGGCTCAGAAACCATTGTCATCACCCTGTTAAACAGTACTGATACGGACGCACAGAGTTTCACAGTGAATATTGATAATGTCATTGACTCGGTGATCTGTAGCTCCTTGCTTGCATCGATTTGCAGCCTGCTTTCAATTGCAGTGGACAGGTACTTTACTATCTTTTATGCTCTCCAGTACCATAACATCATGACGGTTAGGCGGGTTGGGATCATCATAAGTTGTATCTGGGCAGCTTGCACGGTTTCGGGCATTCTGTTCATCATTTACTCGGACAGCAGTGCTGTTATCATCTGCCTCATCACCATGTTCTTCACCATGCTGGCTCTCATGGCTTCTCTCTACGTCCACATGTTCCTCATGGCCAGACTGCACATTAAGAGAATCGCTGTCCTCCCACGCACTGGCACCATCCGCCAAGGTGCCAACATGAAGGGTGCGATTACCCTGACCATATTAATTGGGGTCTTTGTTGTCTGCTGGGCCCCATTCTTCCTCCACTTAATATTCTACATCTCTTGTCCCCAGAATCCATACTGTGTGTGTTTCATGTCTCACTTTAACTTGTATCTCATCCTGATCATGTGTAATTCCATCATCGACCCTCTAATTTATGCACTCCGGAGCCAAGAACTGAGAAAAACCTTCAAAGAGATCATCTGTTGCTATCCCCTGGGCGGTCTCTGTGATTTGTCTAGCAGATATTAAATGGGGACAGAGGAGATACTAAAAACGTGCATGTGAGACTTCTTCATTCTCACACAACCTGAACAATGTGTTTCGACAACAGCTTCTTCTTCTGTGTAAGGCATGAGTTGAGAATATCtattgtgtaaatttaagttTATGATGTTTTGATATGAAAAAAATGCCCAGTCTCTGTACATGTCTAATGTCATGCTACTTTTTGGCTGTACAGTGTTTATGCATTTAGAGGTTGTAGGCACTATGAatttatagacaagaaaaaagCTCTTATTAAAAGCATAACAATGTTTCTTGTTATTCACAAGGATTTGACACTTTGCTTGTTTTAGGAACATAGAAATCACAGAATCATTAAATATATGCTAATAAGTGGCTTCTTATATTACACTATATAACACTGAAATGTAGAAATTTGATTGTAGCATTTGGGGGGAAATATTGATGAATAGATGCTTGTTCATTAAAACAATGAActgaaattttaagtaataaaatgtgttcattctCCCTGTGCAGACATAGAAATGAAGCTCCTGTTGAGAGaaaaacagcttaaaaaaaaaaaaccaaaactccaAGATTCTGAGCCATAAAACTATGTCTGtttctcaaagacaaagagattaATTTTCCCATGCAAACACTC
Proteins encoded in this region:
- the MC4R gene encoding melanocortin receptor 4, producing MNSTIHHGMHTSLHFWNLSTYRQHANASESLGKGYSDGGCYEQLFVSPEVFVTLGVISLLENILVIVAIAKNKNLHSPMYFFICSLAVADMLVSVSNGSETIVITLLNSTDTDAQSFTVNIDNVIDSVICSSLLASICSLLSIAVDRYFTIFYALQYHNIMTVRRVGIIISCIWAACTVSGILFIIYSDSSAVIICLITMFFTMLALMASLYVHMFLMARLHIKRIAVLPRTGTIRQGANMKGAITLTILIGVFVVCWAPFFLHLIFYISCPQNPYCVCFMSHFNLYLILIMCNSIIDPLIYALRSQELRKTFKEIICCYPLGGLCDLSSRY